AAGGCCTCCATTTACTTTTAAATATATGAAGTATTTTAAAGCTTTGATTAGTATTCCTAAACCTAATCCTCCGAGTAGTCCAGTGGTGAATCTTAATGTATTGTTACTTTCTCTGTATTCTAATAGTTGAGTTAATCCATCTATGGCGGCGGGGATTAATAGTAATATTGCAAGTATTAATACAGTTAGATTATAATCTACAAAGAAAAAATAAGTGTATGTGAAATACAATATTAAAGAGATATAGAACCCTGTACATCTTGCACATACTGGGAATTGATGCCCTTTTAAGAAAAAGCTTCTTTCAGGTTTTCTATGGCAGATTAAGTTAAGTTTATTCATATGTTATTCACAACTTTTTAATACTTCTATTTTGTATTTATTTGGATTGTGAGGTAATATAATTTGTGTTTTGTTTTTGTACATTTTAATATTTTTAAGTGTTTTTTGTAAAATTGATATATGATGCAATTATTTTTGAATGAATGTTTTCTAAAAATTATTAAAAACCACAATAAGATTTAAACTAACACAAAACACTAGATAATTTACCTTTAGAAATAAAAAGTGATTATTATGGAAGAATTTATTTGGCTTTTTCCAATTATTTTCATTTTTCATGATATGGAAGAAATAATTGGACTTGGACCCTGGATGGCTAAAAACAACATAAAACTCTATAAAAACTTCTCAACTGAAGGATTTGCTTTAGCAGTTTTTGAAGAGCTTATTGTTTGTATTATTTTATGTATTTTGGCTTTTAATTCAATGTTTTTTAAAAGTTTGTGGCTTGGTGCATTTATTGGCTGTGCATTTCACTTTATAGTTCACTTTGGCCAGGCAATTGTCTTAAAAAAATATATTCCAGCACTTATTACAAGTATTATTTGCCTTCCTATAAGTATTTACATAATCTGGCAATGCTTCGCACAAATTACAATTACTACACAATTAGTTATTAGTATGGTAATTGGAGTATTAATTGTTGTTATTAATTTGATTCTTGCTCAAAGACTAATCGGATGGTTTA
This Methanobacteriaceae archaeon DNA region includes the following protein-coding sequences:
- a CDS encoding DUF2085 domain-containing protein gives rise to the protein MNKLNLICHRKPERSFFLKGHQFPVCARCTGFYISLILYFTYTYFFFVDYNLTVLILAILLLIPAAIDGLTQLLEYRESNNTLRFTTGLLGGLGLGILIKALKYFIYLKVNGGL
- a CDS encoding HXXEE domain-containing protein, with the translated sequence MEEFIWLFPIIFIFHDMEEIIGLGPWMAKNNIKLYKNFSTEGFALAVFEELIVCIILCILAFNSMFFKSLWLGAFIGCAFHFIVHFGQAIVLKKYIPALITSIICLPISIYIIWQCFAQITITTQLVISMVIGVLIVVINLILAQRLIGWFTINVMEKIKC